ATTAAATGGACTGCGGAAGCAGAAGTGAAAGTGAAAAAAATTCCTTTTTTTGTGCGTCCTTTTGCACGGAAGAAGATTGAAAATTATGCTTATGAGAAGGATATATTATTAATTACTCTTGAGGTTTATGATGAGGCTAAAAAACTGTTTAATAAGAATCATAATTAAAGCATTTACCTAAATTTTCATGACTCGACAATCTCACGACCAATTTGCCAAGGAATACCTAGAGGAATTATTAACACCTCTAGGAACAATCAAAAAAAGCGAAAAAGTTAAAAGCGAAGTCCAAGAAATTGATGTTTGGTTTGAACCATTTTCTGATCAAAATCAGGAAAATCTACCTTTAGGTTTATTAGGGAAGATGGCTAAAACTCAATGTTTATTTGAGCCTTTTCGCAATCCACCATCAGAAATAGAAATTCGCAGTTGTTTACTTAAATTATATGCCGTTCATGGTGATGTAGTTAGGAAAGCGAAACGGGAAAACAGAAATATTGCAGAATCAGATTTACCGATTTTATGGATTTTAACACCAACTTTTTCATCTCGGATGATTGTGGGTTTAGGTGCAGTTGAAATTGCCGAAGATTGGGTTCAAGGTGTTTATTTTTTGCCGAATATCCTGAAAACAGCAATAGTTGTGATTCATCAATTACCAGAAAATG
This genomic interval from Anabaena sphaerica FACHB-251 contains the following:
- a CDS encoding PCP reductase family protein, producing the protein MSEQIKWTAEAEVKVKKIPFFVRPFARKKIENYAYEKDILLITLEVYDEAKKLFNKNHN